A section of the Kribbella sp. HUAS MG21 genome encodes:
- a CDS encoding SDR family NAD(P)-dependent oxidoreductase translates to MSTLVWISGASAGIGAALAAAVPFVGPRVVDISRSGGTAEHLRADLANPADWGRVARHFGDELAAYDGERVVFVHNAGTITPIGPAAGVDPDAYERAVLLNSAAPQVLGAAFLRASAHLTCERHLIMLSSGAAKTAYAGWSSYNAGKAAVEHWVRTVGQEQPADGCRIIAVAPGVVDTAMQSEIRATSESDFPSVGRFHELERTGALSTPESAAAGIWSLLSRDLPNGSCVDLRNL, encoded by the coding sequence ATGAGCACACTGGTTTGGATTTCGGGGGCGTCGGCGGGGATCGGGGCTGCGTTGGCGGCCGCCGTGCCGTTTGTGGGGCCTCGGGTTGTCGACATCTCGCGGAGTGGCGGTACGGCGGAGCACTTGCGGGCTGATCTTGCGAATCCTGCGGACTGGGGGCGGGTGGCGCGGCACTTCGGGGATGAGTTGGCGGCGTACGACGGGGAGCGGGTCGTGTTCGTCCACAACGCCGGGACGATCACGCCTATCGGGCCTGCGGCCGGTGTCGACCCGGATGCCTACGAGCGCGCAGTACTGCTGAACTCCGCGGCGCCGCAGGTGCTGGGGGCTGCGTTTCTGCGGGCGTCCGCGCATCTGACCTGTGAGCGGCACCTGATCATGTTGTCGTCCGGCGCCGCGAAGACGGCGTACGCCGGGTGGTCGTCGTACAACGCCGGCAAGGCAGCCGTCGAGCACTGGGTGCGGACCGTCGGGCAGGAACAGCCCGCCGACGGCTGCCGGATCATCGCCGTCGCGCCGGGCGTCGTGGACACCGCGATGCAGTCCGAGATCCGCGCGACCTCCGAGAGCGACTTCCCGTCCGTCGGCCGCTTCCACGAACTCGAGCGCACCGGCGCCCTCAGCACCCCGGAATCAGCCGCCGCCGGCATCTGGTCCTTGCTCTCCCGAGACCTCCCCAACGGCTCCTGCGTAGACCTCCGCAATCTCTGA
- a CDS encoding EamA family transporter, with translation MAPRTGDTVAPAGVAETGPRPASGAMIWTALAVVYVVWGSTYLAIRVVVEAEIPPMLGMATRFLTAAVLMATALALKSGWQRLRITRQEAIGAATVGVLLLAFGNGAVAIAEQTVPSGLAALLVAAIPLWLMLLRVGGGERPRALTWVGVLIGFGGAALLALSGGNTSAKPLSVAILVVGTICWAIGSRYAPRLGLPRDPLVTALYEMVFGGTAMVLIGVLRGEPARVHLDSIHGTGWIGLAYLVVFGSLLAYTAYSYLLANAPISLVGTYAYVNPAVAVFLGWLILGESLTWQILLGGAVIIVGVALVVTAERRRR, from the coding sequence ATGGCGCCGCGCACTGGTGACACCGTCGCGCCGGCCGGTGTGGCCGAGACCGGTCCCCGGCCGGCCTCCGGCGCGATGATCTGGACCGCGCTCGCGGTCGTGTACGTCGTCTGGGGCTCGACGTACCTCGCGATCCGGGTCGTGGTGGAGGCCGAGATCCCGCCGATGCTCGGGATGGCCACCCGGTTCCTCACGGCCGCCGTGCTGATGGCCACCGCCCTGGCGCTCAAGTCGGGGTGGCAGCGGCTGCGGATCACCCGCCAGGAGGCGATCGGCGCGGCCACGGTCGGTGTCCTGCTGCTTGCCTTCGGCAACGGCGCGGTGGCGATCGCGGAGCAGACCGTGCCGTCCGGGCTGGCGGCGCTGCTGGTCGCCGCGATCCCGCTGTGGCTGATGCTGCTCCGGGTCGGCGGCGGCGAGCGTCCGCGCGCGCTGACCTGGGTCGGCGTACTGATCGGGTTCGGCGGGGCCGCGCTGCTCGCGCTGTCAGGTGGCAACACGAGCGCGAAACCGCTGTCGGTCGCGATCCTGGTCGTCGGCACGATCTGCTGGGCGATCGGTTCCCGGTACGCCCCGCGGCTCGGCCTGCCCCGCGACCCGCTGGTCACGGCGCTCTACGAGATGGTCTTCGGCGGTACGGCGATGGTGCTGATCGGCGTACTGCGCGGCGAGCCGGCGCGGGTGCACCTGGACTCGATCCACGGCACCGGCTGGATCGGGCTGGCGTACCTCGTGGTGTTCGGGTCGCTGCTGGCGTACACGGCGTACTCGTACCTGCTCGCGAACGCGCCGATCTCGCTGGTCGGGACGTACGCGTACGTGAACCCGGCGGTCGCGGTGTTCCTCGGCTGGCTGATCCTCGGCGAGAGCCTGACCTGGCAGATCCTGCTCGGCGGTGCGGTGATCATCGTCGGCGTCGCGCTCGTCGTCACCGCCGAGCGCCGGCGGCGCTGA
- the pdhA gene encoding pyruvate dehydrogenase (acetyl-transferring) E1 component subunit alpha, with protein MTPEGERVEHPDYSFDLDDEAIKGFYRDMVLVRRIDAEATALQRQGELGLWASLLGQEAAQIGSGRALNEKDMVFPTYREHGVAWCQGVNPLNLLGLFRGVDQGAWDPKDNNFHLYTIVIGAQTLHATGYAMGQQRDHAIGDADTGEATIAYFGDGASSQGDVNEAFIWASVFNAPVVFFCQNNQWAISEPIDRQTRIPLYQRAAGFGFPGVRVDGNDVLATYAVTQQALKRAREGSGPSLIEAYTYRMGAHTTSDDPTKYRLSEDLEHWKLKDPIARVHAYLTRSVGLDHDYFDEVDAEADKVAAELRAGCLALPEPQLTDFFQHVYVEETPQLGEQREQFAAYAASFEGEG; from the coding sequence CTGACGCCCGAAGGTGAGCGCGTCGAGCACCCGGACTACTCGTTCGACCTCGACGACGAGGCGATCAAGGGTTTCTACCGGGACATGGTCCTGGTCCGCCGGATCGACGCCGAGGCGACCGCCCTGCAGCGTCAGGGTGAGCTCGGCCTGTGGGCGTCGCTGCTCGGCCAGGAGGCCGCGCAGATCGGCTCCGGCCGTGCGCTCAACGAGAAGGACATGGTCTTCCCGACGTACCGCGAGCACGGCGTCGCGTGGTGCCAGGGCGTCAACCCGCTGAACCTGCTCGGCCTGTTCCGTGGCGTCGACCAGGGCGCGTGGGACCCCAAGGACAACAACTTCCACCTGTACACGATCGTGATCGGCGCCCAGACGCTGCACGCGACCGGGTACGCGATGGGCCAGCAGCGCGACCACGCGATCGGCGACGCCGACACCGGCGAGGCGACGATCGCGTACTTCGGTGACGGCGCCAGCAGCCAGGGCGACGTGAACGAGGCCTTCATCTGGGCCTCGGTCTTCAATGCGCCGGTGGTGTTCTTCTGCCAGAACAACCAGTGGGCGATCTCGGAGCCGATCGACCGGCAGACCCGGATCCCGCTGTACCAGCGCGCCGCCGGCTTCGGCTTCCCGGGCGTCCGCGTCGACGGCAACGACGTCCTCGCGACGTACGCCGTCACGCAGCAGGCGCTGAAGCGGGCCCGCGAGGGCAGCGGGCCGTCGCTGATCGAGGCGTACACGTACCGGATGGGTGCGCACACCACCTCCGACGACCCGACGAAGTACCGGCTGAGCGAGGACCTCGAGCACTGGAAGCTCAAGGACCCGATCGCCCGCGTGCACGCGTACCTGACTCGCTCCGTCGGGCTCGACCACGACTACTTCGACGAGGTCGACGCCGAGGCGGACAAGGTCGCCGCGGAGCTCCGGGCCGGCTGCCTCGCGCTGCCGGAGCCGCAGCTCACCGACTTCTTCCAGCACGTGTATGTCGAGGAGACACCGCAACTGGGCGAGCAGCGCGAGCAGTTCGCCGCGTACGCCGCTTCGTTCGAAGGCGAGGGCTGA
- a CDS encoding alpha-ketoacid dehydrogenase subunit beta gives MTKITLGKAINAGLRAAMEKDPKVVVMGEDIGKLGGVFRVTEGLQKDFGESRVIDTPLAESGIIGTAVGLALRGYRPVCEIQFDGFVFPAYDQIINQVAKMHYRSMGKIRMPVVIRIPYGGGIGAVEHHSESPETLFAHIPGLKVISCGDPVDAYWMIQQAIESDDPVVFFEPKRRYHEKAELDEATPPALGLHQAKVVREGTDATLLCYGPMVKTCLQAAEAAVEDGRNLEVVDLRTIAPFDLPTIFASVRKTRRAVVVHEAPFSFGPGSEIAARVTEECFYHLEAPVLRVTGYDTPYPPSRMEDDYLPDLDRVLDGVDRVMGY, from the coding sequence ATGACGAAGATCACTCTCGGCAAGGCCATCAACGCCGGCTTGCGGGCCGCGATGGAGAAGGACCCGAAGGTCGTCGTCATGGGCGAGGACATCGGCAAGCTCGGCGGCGTGTTCCGGGTCACCGAAGGCCTGCAGAAGGACTTCGGCGAGAGCCGGGTGATCGACACCCCGCTGGCCGAGTCCGGCATCATCGGCACCGCGGTCGGGCTCGCGCTGCGCGGGTACCGCCCGGTGTGTGAGATCCAGTTCGACGGGTTCGTGTTCCCGGCGTACGACCAGATCATCAACCAGGTCGCCAAGATGCACTACCGGTCGATGGGCAAGATCCGGATGCCGGTCGTCATCCGGATCCCGTACGGCGGCGGCATCGGCGCGGTCGAGCACCACTCGGAGTCGCCGGAGACGCTGTTCGCGCACATCCCGGGGTTGAAGGTGATCTCCTGCGGCGACCCGGTCGACGCGTACTGGATGATCCAGCAGGCGATCGAGTCCGACGACCCGGTGGTGTTCTTCGAGCCGAAGCGGCGGTACCACGAGAAGGCCGAGCTGGACGAGGCCACGCCGCCGGCGCTCGGGCTGCACCAGGCGAAGGTGGTCCGCGAGGGCACCGACGCGACGCTGCTCTGTTACGGCCCGATGGTGAAGACCTGCCTGCAGGCGGCGGAGGCCGCGGTCGAGGACGGGCGCAACCTGGAGGTCGTCGACCTGCGGACGATCGCGCCGTTCGACCTGCCGACGATCTTCGCGTCGGTGCGCAAGACGCGGCGGGCAGTCGTGGTGCACGAGGCGCCGTTCTCGTTCGGGCCCGGGTCGGAGATCGCGGCGCGGGTCACCGAGGAGTGCTTCTACCACCTCGAGGCTCCGGTGCTGCGCGTGACCGGGTACGACACGCCGTACCCGCCGTCGCGGATGGAGGACGACTACCTGCCGGACCTGGACCGGGTCCTGGACGGCGTCGACCGGGTGATGGGGTACTGA
- a CDS encoding dihydrolipoamide acetyltransferase family protein — translation MGIQQFRLPDVGEGLVEAEIVSWKVKPGDTVKLNDTIVEIETAKSLVELPVPFAGVVTELLVPEGETVPVGTPIISVQTESAGGSPEDLVPAVPEPEAETGGRTAVLVGYGPKTTESKRRARKPAATAGPTPALAAAATPQAPATPQAPAAAPAATAPAGLATPTTPGGPAATPAAPAAHAGSAPTSAQAAVAGGNGVVHVLAKPPVRKLAKDLGIDLAAVAPTGPGGVITRADVEAYAAAPATAEAPAEPSGVAAYEPAPVMSGREDTRVPVKGVQKVMAQAMVASAFTAPHVTEWITVDVSATMELVERLKSDRAFKDLRVSPLLIVAKAVTLAARRTPIVNAAWDEQAQEIVYKGAVNLGIAAATPRGLIVPNIKGADSLTLPDLCRALNDLVATAREGKTQPADQAGGSFTITNVGVFGVDAGTPIINPGEAAILAFGAVRKQPWVVDDEIVPRWITTLALSFDHRLIDGEKGSTFLADVASILEDPARALMF, via the coding sequence ATGGGAATCCAGCAGTTCCGTCTTCCCGACGTCGGTGAGGGTCTGGTCGAGGCCGAGATCGTCAGCTGGAAGGTCAAGCCCGGCGACACCGTGAAGCTCAACGACACCATCGTCGAGATCGAGACCGCGAAGTCGCTGGTCGAGCTCCCGGTCCCGTTCGCGGGCGTCGTCACCGAGCTCCTGGTGCCGGAGGGCGAGACCGTTCCGGTCGGTACGCCGATCATCTCCGTGCAGACGGAGTCCGCCGGAGGGTCCCCCGAGGACCTGGTCCCGGCGGTCCCCGAGCCCGAGGCGGAAACCGGCGGCCGTACGGCGGTCCTCGTCGGCTACGGCCCCAAAACCACCGAATCCAAACGCCGAGCCCGCAAACCCGCAGCCACCGCCGGCCCGACGCCGGCTCTGGCCGCGGCGGCAACCCCCCAGGCACCGGCAACTCCCCAAGCACCGGCCGCAGCACCCGCTGCGACGGCACCCGCGGGCCTCGCAACCCCCACGACACCGGGCGGCCCCGCCGCAACCCCGGCCGCACCCGCTGCCCACGCCGGTTCGGCTCCGACCTCCGCGCAGGCGGCGGTTGCTGGGGGCAACGGGGTGGTGCATGTGCTGGCGAAGCCGCCGGTGCGGAAGTTGGCCAAGGACCTTGGGATCGACCTGGCGGCGGTCGCCCCGACCGGACCGGGTGGGGTGATCACCCGGGCGGACGTCGAGGCGTACGCGGCGGCTCCGGCGACTGCGGAAGCGCCGGCCGAGCCGTCGGGCGTCGCGGCGTACGAACCGGCCCCGGTGATGAGCGGTCGCGAGGACACCCGCGTGCCGGTGAAGGGCGTACAGAAGGTGATGGCCCAGGCGATGGTGGCCAGTGCGTTCACCGCGCCGCACGTGACCGAGTGGATCACCGTCGACGTCAGCGCCACGATGGAACTCGTCGAGCGCCTCAAGTCGGACCGGGCGTTCAAGGACCTGCGCGTCTCCCCGCTGCTGATCGTCGCGAAGGCCGTCACCCTGGCGGCCCGCCGTACGCCGATCGTCAACGCGGCCTGGGACGAACAGGCCCAGGAAATCGTGTACAAGGGCGCTGTCAACCTCGGCATCGCCGCGGCCACCCCGCGCGGGCTGATCGTCCCGAACATCAAGGGCGCCGACTCGCTCACCCTGCCGGACCTGTGCCGGGCCCTGAACGATCTGGTCGCCACCGCCCGCGAGGGCAAGACCCAACCGGCGGACCAGGCGGGCGGCTCGTTCACGATCACGAACGTCGGCGTGTTCGGCGTCGACGCCGGTACGCCGATCATCAACCCGGGCGAGGCCGCGATCCTCGCGTTCGGCGCGGTCCGCAAGCAGCCGTGGGTGGTGGACGACGAGATCGTCCCGCGCTGGATCACCACCCTCGCCCTGTCCTTCGACCACCGCCTGATCGACGGCGAGAAGGGCTCCACCTTCCTCGCCGACGTAGCGAGCATCCTCGAGGACCCGGCGCGCGCGCTGATGTTCTGA
- a CDS encoding phosphotransferase, which translates to MRDEPAAISRDLVTESLREQWGFRAAEVAYAPVGFGSHHWIASDADGPRWFVTADRLDPRGNWLGSTAEQVRKAIVAAAHTTKELADSGYEFVVAPLPDRAGRLVYEVRPGWLLVVLPYLQGWSTPDGAWDDPAEQAQIAGILGRLHAATPPEALRRWDFAVPGRDALLASLADLDRPWSFGPYSEPTRLRLAGAVDHVHGRLAHYDALVREIEASDDPWVVTHGEPHSANVLRTTDGRLRLIDWDTVQLAPRERDLAAILGGPTDVLPAYQAEAGPVSPRAAALELFHVWWSLAEIATYVQLFRQPHTDSPDSKESWRTLTMYVPG; encoded by the coding sequence ATGAGGGACGAACCCGCCGCGATCTCCCGCGACCTCGTGACCGAATCCCTCCGTGAGCAATGGGGTTTCCGGGCTGCCGAGGTTGCCTACGCGCCTGTCGGGTTCGGCAGTCACCACTGGATCGCCTCGGACGCCGACGGCCCGCGCTGGTTCGTGACCGCGGATCGGCTCGATCCGCGCGGCAACTGGCTCGGATCGACCGCCGAGCAAGTGCGGAAGGCCATCGTGGCGGCCGCACACACGACCAAGGAACTCGCCGACAGCGGCTACGAGTTCGTCGTCGCGCCGTTGCCCGATCGCGCCGGCCGACTCGTCTACGAGGTACGGCCGGGCTGGCTCCTGGTGGTTCTGCCTTATCTGCAAGGGTGGAGCACCCCGGACGGCGCGTGGGACGATCCAGCGGAGCAGGCACAGATCGCCGGCATCCTCGGACGGTTGCATGCGGCAACACCACCGGAAGCCTTGCGGCGCTGGGATTTCGCCGTACCGGGTCGGGACGCGCTGCTGGCGTCGCTCGCGGATCTCGACCGGCCGTGGTCCTTCGGGCCGTACTCCGAGCCCACCCGGCTGCGGCTGGCCGGCGCGGTTGATCACGTCCACGGCAGACTTGCCCACTACGATGCGCTGGTCCGCGAGATCGAGGCGTCGGACGATCCCTGGGTGGTGACCCACGGCGAGCCGCACAGCGCCAACGTCCTCCGCACCACGGACGGCCGCCTGCGCTTGATCGACTGGGACACCGTGCAACTTGCTCCGCGCGAACGTGACCTGGCCGCGATCCTCGGCGGGCCGACGGACGTGTTGCCGGCATACCAGGCGGAAGCAGGTCCGGTCAGCCCGCGGGCGGCGGCGCTAGAGCTGTTCCACGTCTGGTGGTCGCTGGCCGAGATCGCGACGTACGTCCAGCTGTTCCGGCAGCCGCACACCGATTCGCCGGACAGCAAGGAGTCGTGGCGGACCTTGACGATGTACGTGCCCGGCTGA